The Rhodococcus sp. ABRD24 genome contains the following window.
TGCCGGCAGCGGCGCGGAGTTGGTCCAGATGCAGGTGACCGGCAGCGGGTACTTCGCGTCTGCATGCCAGTCGAGACGATTCACGATGTCCGGGGTCAGCACTCGCCGTTCCGTGTGCGACAGGTACTGGAGTCGATAGCGCACCGTATCGGGATTCACCTGGAGCCAGCTGGCAACGTCCTCGACGCTGGTATAACGCGCAAGCGCATCTCTGAGATGCGCGATAGGAATCAGGTTGCGACACGCCAGCTCGTAAACGCGGAGTTCCACCCTCTGACGAGATTCGCGGCCGGCACGTGCTTTTCGGACGGTCTCCGTGTGCTCCAGTTGCGCGTGCGCGAGCGCGTGGGCGAGTGCTTCTCGACGATCCACGGTGGTCAGATCCGCGGTGACTAGTATCGCCCTGAACTTCGGTTGCCAAATGACAATCGGTGCTGCGAAGCCGACATGGCCGATTGTGACGCCAAGTGTCGCCGCCTGGACCCGCGCGTCGTACCGTTTGTTGCCGCTGCGCCTGGCCATTGTTGCTGACACCTCGTTCGAAATTGGATCTATGGAGACCTCATGCTGGATTCGTGCGTAGGTTTCCGCCGTTACCTCAGAGTGGCCAGGAACTCGTCGTACAGGCGCCTGTCCTCCTCGTTCAAATCGGATAAATCGCCGACCCTTGGGGGTATTCCATTTGATCGCCCGTGGTAGCCGGCGGTATCTGCCAGGTCCGAATCCGAGGCCGAGGTGATGTCACCATCGAACTCGTCGGGGGTCTGTGGATCCAACTCGTATGTCATTGTTGCGACTTTACCGTTCGTCGCGAGTTTACCGTTCATCGCAGGGCGCGAGCACGGGCCGAGTTGCCCTGCAGCCGGGTCGCAGGTTGACAGATCCGGCCAAGAGCCGTCCGTCCCCTGCGATCGGGGCGGTGCGACGGCGGTTCCGTACTCTGCAAATGAACCGCCCCGGTGAGTCCGGAGAATTGATGTGGGGTGAGCGTAGATCCTTGAACTTGAGTCACTTTCGTAGGTAACTCGTTCACCACTATGTGATGGCCCACCCCACTGAGAGAACGACACACCCCATGACCGGGGCCGGTGATACCCGGCCCGTGGCGGACCGTTGACCGGGTCGAAATCGCCACCCTCGAATGGGTCGACTGGTTCAACCACCGCAGGCTAGCCAAGTACTGCGGCGACCTGCCGCCCGCGGAGTACGAGGCACTCCACTAGCGTGATCACCGAACTCAGTCCGTCGCTGAGTTGTCAAACTCGTAATTTTCCAGACTCGCCGGGACGATTCAAAATGGTTATTTACCTGGGGTGTTGGCCAGTTTCCCCGGATTCGTCACGGGCCCGCTGATAGGCTCGGGCCGTCGGATTGGTGTGGGTGCATATCTGTTGTATAGTGCCATTTTTCGATGGCATTGCCGCCATGCGATGTGTGTGCCGTTATTTGCCGACATCATTCGCTTCCTTGGCTCCCCTCCACCGAGTCGGTGCCACTTTCCTTGCCTGCTCGAGGAGTCACGCACTCTTCCGCACCTTCAGTGCTCGCAGGGCCGCCGAATGTCCCTGCAAACCAATACATACAGCAAAGGAAATACCCGATGTCTTGGACCGGAGACCCGATCTGGCTGGCCGACGTGCTACGCGCGGTCGGCCTGCGGGTGATCGAGCACGAAGGCTGGCGCGACCGGGGCCACGGCGACTTCCGCGACCTGCGCGGCGTGCTGTGCCACCACACCGCCGGCGGCGGCACCGAGGACTGGCGCATCGTCCAGTACGGCCGCCCCGACCTGGACGGACCCCTCGCCCAGCTGGTGCTGGAACGCGACGGAACCTTCCGCGTCATCGCCGCGGGCGTCTGCTGGCACGCCGGTCGCGGCTCCTGGCCTGGCTGGCCCACCGACAACGCCAACTACCACGTGATCGGCATCGAAGCCGTCTCCCGCGGCGACGGAACCGACTGGACCCCAGCCCAGCTCGACGCTTACAAACGCGGCTGCGCCGCCATTCTGGGCCGCATCGGCCGCACCGCCGATGACTGCGTAGCCCACCGTGA
Protein-coding sequences here:
- a CDS encoding ImmA/IrrE family metallo-endopeptidase, with translation MARRSGNKRYDARVQAATLGVTIGHVGFAAPIVIWQPKFRAILVTADLTTVDRREALAHALAHAQLEHTETVRKARAGRESRQRVELRVYELACRNLIPIAHLRDALARYTSVEDVASWLQVNPDTVRYRLQYLSHTERRVLTPDIVNRLDWHADAKYPLPVTCIWTNSAPLPAYRKLPEVLRRFR
- a CDS encoding N-acetylmuramoyl-L-alanine amidase translates to MSWTGDPIWLADVLRAVGLRVIEHEGWRDRGHGDFRDLRGVLCHHTAGGGTEDWRIVQYGRPDLDGPLAQLVLERDGTFRVIAAGVCWHAGRGSWPGWPTDNANYHVIGIEAVSRGDGTDWTPAQLDAYKRGCAAILGRIGRTADDCVAHREYSREGKIDPAGIDMDEFRRDVAAFLERKDAPMSASEVTQLQEFIIKFCGPISSDVKDIREQLCGLDQRDLGQYAGWPQLGGHTLVDALADVIGRLDKFESRFIPPAL